A genomic region of Trichothermofontia sichuanensis B231 contains the following coding sequences:
- a CDS encoding peptidoglycan-binding domain-containing protein translates to MRDPVLTYGDQGAAVRELQRLINAAAIVPRIDENGYFGNSTYSAVCLLQAQQGLVANGRVDHPTWEALRQASRVSTPSLSDAALLSYFAGGEPVAAVTRPSKGHWLLLYGDQGLLVREVQALLNASGTIPPLLEDGVFGEQTYRALVFFQRQCGLPDEGRVDEQTWSALLRWSPVLAARSRRLPPSNTTRKPDLQLGDTNSAVKVLQLLLNVRGADPLVKEDGHFGPQTAAAVRSFQQSQHLPITGKVDAMTWERLLQDVTWYPVYRSPQPTSVSLADLCQSYQPDRFPNQTRALVWLQSQLSETTFTRFVHIWQSYSS, encoded by the coding sequence ATGCGAGATCCAGTCCTCACCTACGGCGATCAAGGGGCAGCCGTCCGTGAACTCCAGCGGCTGATTAATGCAGCGGCGATCGTGCCTCGCATTGATGAAAATGGTTATTTTGGCAACTCCACCTATTCAGCGGTGTGCCTGCTGCAAGCCCAACAGGGATTAGTGGCTAATGGCCGGGTAGATCACCCCACTTGGGAGGCCTTACGTCAGGCCAGTCGTGTGTCGACACCATCCCTTTCAGATGCAGCACTGTTATCCTATTTCGCCGGGGGAGAACCGGTTGCGGCAGTTACGCGGCCAAGCAAGGGGCACTGGTTGCTGCTGTATGGCGATCAGGGGTTGCTGGTGCGGGAAGTGCAAGCGCTGTTAAATGCCAGTGGGACGATCCCCCCCCTCCTGGAAGACGGGGTGTTTGGGGAGCAAACCTATCGGGCGTTGGTGTTTTTTCAGCGCCAGTGTGGTCTGCCGGATGAGGGTCGGGTGGATGAGCAGACTTGGTCAGCCCTGTTGCGCTGGTCACCAGTTCTGGCCGCCCGCAGCCGTCGTTTACCTCCCTCGAACACAACGCGCAAGCCGGATTTGCAGTTGGGGGATACAAACTCAGCCGTTAAGGTGTTGCAGTTATTGTTAAATGTGCGCGGTGCTGATCCCCTGGTAAAGGAGGATGGCCACTTTGGTCCCCAGACAGCGGCGGCGGTACGATCGTTCCAGCAGTCGCAGCACTTACCCATCACCGGCAAGGTAGATGCCATGACTTGGGAACGCTTACTGCAGGATGTTACCTGGTATCCGGTGTATCGATCGCCCCAACCCACATCGGTTTCCTTGGCGGATTTGTGTCAGTCCTATCAACCCGATCGCTTTCCGAATCAAACCCGTGCCCTGGTTTGGCTCCAGAGCCAGTTATCGGAGACCACCTTCACCCGATTTGTGCATATTTGGCAGAGCTACAGTTCTTAG
- a CDS encoding peptidoglycan-binding domain-containing protein gives MSSPVSLIEVCQTYDPERSPAQTALLDWLDTQLQNPLRVPSAVLAEFSRLWHQTTDVQPPAIDFRTVCQTYRQERESPSGVGPHREAALFWLEQQLLSEAPTLLATFGHAWQQPGQINVTTLTVPATATVVPPLAADLPSKWSIGVPRDESRGNLVYSLDSEGTGEGELRRPPLAIGSQDTATADGPVHQLQRLLKYKFGYVRVVVNGEFDPITEQAVRDLQLKRFGAAQVTGRVDDRTWQALLDEPPDRWLAIPDPLVNGDVDLVEVARYFRLDGPETYGGYHRSDAIRWLQSQVSATVGNEFAQRYRGETHDPQVPLDWVSAFAYYKDLPHQAEALQWLQTQIPASILQDFAAYWRNPHLYPPDRATRPPSLLRAASADPVSALASAASAQPLSLLRAYQQTHAIVTPEQQAALEWLQAQIPAAVLQEFARLWSADETSANHRVPMPELF, from the coding sequence ATGTCCAGTCCGGTTAGCCTGATCGAGGTGTGTCAAACCTACGACCCTGAGCGATCGCCCGCACAAACGGCGCTCTTGGACTGGCTGGATACCCAATTGCAGAATCCACTCCGGGTACCCAGTGCCGTGCTGGCTGAGTTCTCCCGCTTGTGGCACCAAACGACTGACGTTCAGCCTCCCGCGATCGATTTCCGCACCGTCTGTCAAACCTATCGTCAAGAGCGGGAATCACCGAGCGGGGTGGGGCCACACCGAGAGGCAGCGCTGTTCTGGCTAGAGCAGCAGCTTTTGAGTGAAGCCCCAACCCTACTAGCTACCTTTGGACACGCATGGCAGCAGCCCGGTCAAATCAATGTTACGACCTTAACAGTCCCTGCCACGGCAACGGTTGTCCCACCGTTGGCCGCTGATCTGCCGAGCAAGTGGTCGATCGGGGTACCCAGGGATGAGTCTAGGGGTAATCTGGTCTATAGCCTGGATAGCGAGGGGACTGGGGAGGGGGAATTGCGTCGTCCGCCTTTGGCGATCGGGAGCCAGGATACAGCGACGGCGGATGGCCCCGTCCATCAATTGCAGCGCCTTCTGAAGTATAAGTTTGGCTATGTGCGGGTGGTGGTCAACGGTGAGTTTGACCCGATCACTGAGCAGGCAGTTCGCGATCTGCAACTGAAGCGCTTTGGGGCTGCCCAAGTGACTGGCCGCGTGGACGATCGCACCTGGCAAGCGTTGTTAGACGAACCCCCCGATCGCTGGCTGGCCATTCCCGATCCGCTGGTCAACGGGGACGTGGATCTGGTTGAGGTTGCCCGCTATTTCCGCCTAGACGGCCCTGAAACCTATGGCGGTTATCACCGCAGCGACGCGATCCGCTGGCTTCAATCCCAAGTGTCGGCAACGGTGGGCAACGAATTTGCGCAACGGTATCGCGGGGAAACCCATGATCCGCAGGTACCCCTCGATTGGGTGAGTGCCTTTGCCTACTATAAAGATTTGCCGCATCAAGCCGAGGCTCTGCAATGGTTACAAACCCAGATCCCGGCCTCAATCCTCCAGGATTTTGCTGCCTATTGGCGGAATCCCCACCTCTATCCCCCGGACAGGGCTACCCGTCCCCCGTCCCTACTGAGGGCGGCTAGCGCTGATCCGGTTTCGGCACTTGCCAGCGCGGCCTCTGCCCAACCACTCAGTCTGCTGCGGGCCTATCAGCAAACCCACGCGATCGTCACCCCTGAACAACAGGCGGCTCTGGAATGGTTACAAGCCCAAATCCCAGCCGCCGTCCTCCAGGAATTCGCCCGCCTGTGGTCTGCGGACGAAACCTCAGCCAACCATCGAGTTCCAATGCCTGAGTTGTTTTGA
- a CDS encoding peptidoglycan-binding domain-containing protein — MTNSSAVANLDSLHTPWSGPLTANGRPELRLGITDPDPADGPVRYLQRLLRDRGYNYVLVNGQFDLLTLAAVKDFQLRQFSVSPSSTTTVNTVAIDQTVVDDAVWEALLTPPVHSSTPQTAQPALSPCPLGTNQYLPPDLVIPGRSSRVPSGESLTPQAVAAYQYTHFSPQSPTWQAYPFRDDQGQLPQLRLGDADPQGSVDGPIRQLQAFLRDHGYYKGEVNGRFDQELHEVVVAYQNSHPSLLSDGVINAADWLQLFREDRQDATTSPTASPTTGAAAQPVPPIDATIVNLSKVPTIAARSVSAAPASDRPTTATATTPTHHPWLRLHATDNDLPNGPIRQLQRLLFVVGLGVPLTGTFDVATEQAVRQFQSQFPDLTDPPGEVGPDTWAKLEQEAAKPLDPLTLLAKPATAAALVADPSLTWEESWLASSSESSSEGPSAPPIATSLIKIVDLAPSPSTDRVDLSPIDLSLVDLSPVTGAVPPATTPAALPLLQKGQTDTAAQGPIAYLQTLLNEYGYVLTVDGQFNEATFHAVSDFQCSHDLPPTGVVDRATWEVLMGQDTTPPAEAAVTLPTWDALMGHVLTEPVVAPDQGSPAAEPAAATGLLAAVPPPDVSLPSALTARSPGDRDSGTEPPPPQAAAASLRPDPLIPSTTPPLPTLDLVDLYAQGDIPLTTSQQQALRWLSQQLPTATLTEFQQRWHIPGSGT; from the coding sequence ATGACTAATTCCTCTGCGGTTGCGAACCTTGACTCTCTCCATACTCCCTGGTCGGGGCCGCTTACCGCCAACGGGAGGCCCGAATTGCGCCTGGGTATCACTGACCCTGATCCCGCGGATGGCCCGGTGCGTTACCTGCAACGTTTGCTGCGCGATCGCGGCTATAACTACGTTCTGGTAAATGGCCAGTTTGATCTCCTCACTCTGGCGGCAGTCAAAGATTTCCAACTACGGCAGTTCTCGGTATCTCCGTCCTCGACCACCACAGTCAATACGGTTGCGATTGATCAGACTGTGGTGGATGATGCCGTCTGGGAAGCCCTGCTCACGCCCCCAGTGCACAGTTCTACCCCCCAGACCGCTCAGCCCGCCCTGTCCCCCTGTCCCTTGGGGACAAACCAGTACCTCCCGCCGGATCTAGTCATCCCAGGGCGCTCAAGCCGTGTCCCTAGCGGGGAATCACTGACCCCGCAAGCCGTTGCGGCGTATCAGTACACCCACTTCTCGCCCCAAAGTCCTACCTGGCAAGCCTACCCCTTTCGGGATGATCAGGGTCAACTGCCCCAATTACGTCTAGGAGATGCGGATCCCCAGGGTAGTGTTGATGGCCCCATTCGCCAACTACAAGCCTTTTTGCGGGATCACGGTTATTACAAGGGTGAGGTTAATGGCCGCTTTGATCAGGAATTGCATGAGGTCGTGGTGGCCTACCAGAATAGCCACCCTTCCCTGCTGTCGGATGGGGTGATCAATGCGGCTGATTGGTTACAACTGTTCCGTGAAGATCGCCAGGATGCCACGACCAGTCCAACGGCCAGTCCAACGACCGGTGCAGCGGCGCAGCCCGTTCCCCCCATCGATGCCACGATCGTTAACCTGAGCAAGGTGCCTACGATCGCGGCGCGATCGGTTTCGGCGGCCCCTGCCAGCGATCGTCCAACCACGGCAACTGCAACCACCCCCACTCACCATCCCTGGTTACGGTTACACGCAACCGATAATGACCTCCCCAATGGGCCGATTCGACAACTGCAACGCCTACTGTTTGTAGTCGGTCTGGGTGTTCCCTTGACCGGCACTTTTGATGTAGCCACGGAGCAGGCGGTTCGGCAGTTTCAATCCCAATTTCCTGATCTGACTGATCCCCCTGGTGAAGTTGGCCCCGATACGTGGGCTAAGCTGGAGCAGGAAGCCGCTAAACCCCTAGACCCCTTGACCCTACTGGCCAAGCCAGCGACCGCCGCCGCACTGGTTGCTGACCCCAGCTTGACTTGGGAGGAGTCCTGGTTGGCGAGTTCCAGTGAAAGTTCTAGTGAAGGTCCCAGTGCCCCCCCGATCGCCACCAGTCTTATCAAAATTGTTGATCTAGCGCCCTCACCCTCCACCGATCGGGTTGATTTAAGTCCCATTGATTTAAGTCTTGTTGATTTAAGTCCCGTGACAGGAGCGGTCCCGCCTGCCACTACCCCCGCCGCGCTCCCTTTGCTCCAAAAAGGCCAGACCGATACGGCGGCACAGGGTCCGATCGCCTATTTGCAAACCCTGTTGAATGAGTATGGGTATGTGTTAACGGTTGATGGTCAATTTAATGAGGCGACGTTCCACGCAGTCTCTGACTTTCAGTGCAGCCATGATTTACCGCCGACCGGCGTGGTTGATCGGGCCACGTGGGAAGTTTTGATGGGACAAGATACCACGCCCCCGGCTGAGGCCGCAGTGACGCTGCCCACTTGGGACGCCTTGATGGGGCATGTTCTCACAGAACCGGTGGTGGCCCCAGATCAGGGGTCACCCGCCGCAGAGCCAGCCGCAGCAACCGGCTTATTGGCAGCGGTACCACCGCCGGATGTATCCTTGCCTTCCGCATTGACGGCCCGGTCACCCGGCGATCGCGATTCAGGCACGGAGCCTCCCCCTCCTCAGGCTGCCGCCGCCTCGCTGCGCCCTGATCCCCTCATCCCCAGCACCACTCCCCCACTGCCAACCTTAGATTTGGTGGACCTCTATGCCCAGGGTGACATCCCCTTGACAACCAGTCAACAACAGGCATTGCGATGGCTTTCGCAACAGTTACCCACGGCTACCTTAACCGAATTTCAGCAGCGCTGGCATATCCCAGGAAGCGGCACTTAG
- a CDS encoding L-threonylcarbamoyladenylate synthase, whose product MATLYHVHPNTPQLRLIEQIRDELRSGAVMLYPTDTVYAIGCDLTVKSAVERVRRIKRLDNDKPLTFLCSSLSNVAHYARVQDGAYRLMRRLVPGPYTFLLPATKLVPRLVMEPKRKTTGIRVPDHAICRSLIDALGNPVISTSAHTLSEDGNTKDGHRSRFELFDHLEKSVDVIIDSGVEPGFEVSTIIDLTQDVPEIVRHGLGWEAVVEWMPVS is encoded by the coding sequence ATGGCCACTCTCTATCATGTTCACCCTAACACTCCGCAACTCCGGCTGATCGAGCAGATCCGGGATGAACTGCGATCGGGTGCGGTGATGCTCTACCCCACCGATACGGTCTACGCGATTGGCTGTGATTTGACCGTCAAGTCGGCGGTAGAACGCGTGCGGCGGATTAAACGCCTAGATAATGATAAACCTCTCACGTTTTTGTGCTCTTCCCTGTCCAATGTGGCTCACTATGCTCGGGTACAAGATGGAGCCTACCGGCTGATGCGGCGGCTGGTGCCGGGTCCCTATACCTTTCTGCTACCCGCGACTAAATTAGTGCCGCGCTTGGTGATGGAACCCAAGCGTAAAACGACGGGGATTCGCGTCCCCGATCATGCCATTTGCCGATCGCTGATTGATGCTCTGGGGAATCCGGTCATTTCCACCTCGGCCCACACCCTCTCGGAGGATGGTAATACCAAAGATGGGCATCGATCGCGGTTTGAACTGTTTGATCACCTGGAAAAATCGGTCGATGTGATTATCGATAGTGGTGTGGAACCCGGTTTTGAGGTTTCGACGATCATCGATCTGACCCAGGATGTGCCAGAAATTGTACGCCACGGCTTAGGGTGGGAAGCCGTCGTCGAGTGGATGCCCGTCAGCTAG
- the larC gene encoding nickel pincer cofactor biosynthesis protein LarC, whose protein sequence is MPIAYFDCPAGIAGDMCLGALVSAGVPLAYLRDRLQSLGIAGEYTLAAQLVHPQGQQATQVQVILTPTPASLPTGTAGAADDASVHSHSHPPHSHPANPDQTTAAVGGLRTHHQTARHLPEIEALIHGADLPPRVEQWSLAIFRQLAIAEGAVHGIPPEQVHFHEVGATDAIVDIVGTCLGLDWLGIDSDADGWPFLYCSALPTGGGMVRAAHGQLPVPVPAVLKLWEMRQVPIYSNGIERELVTPTGAAIVTTLAREFGPPPAMYLETVGLGAGTITLPIPNVLRLWVGKARGRQTANGQQQTSAHYPLEHHKHDEVQGYSLSQGHGGHVPRETQGDRENPPVPEVHNHAADGAVGECLTPLSDEGETPVPHLTTSVLPPHSRTETIAVLQTQLDDLSPQVMGYVTERLYAIGALEVFTQAIGMKKNRPGILLTVICYPDRRLDCEELLFRETTTLGIRHTLQQRSALGREVQTVQTDYGPVRLKLAWFNPQTVNPAPQLVNVQPEYEDCAQLARQHQVPWREIHRLALAAWYQHPEAILSRADP, encoded by the coding sequence ATGCCCATCGCCTATTTTGACTGTCCCGCTGGTATTGCCGGTGATATGTGTTTAGGTGCCCTGGTGAGTGCGGGGGTGCCGTTGGCTTATTTGCGCGATCGCCTCCAATCGCTGGGGATCGCCGGTGAGTATACCCTTGCAGCCCAGTTGGTCCATCCCCAGGGACAACAGGCAACCCAGGTGCAGGTTATCCTCACCCCTACCCCTGCTTCCTTGCCAACGGGGACAGCTGGGGCCGCTGACGACGCTTCCGTTCACTCCCATAGCCATCCTCCGCATTCCCACCCCGCTAATCCGGATCAAACCACCGCAGCGGTTGGAGGTCTGCGAACCCACCATCAGACCGCGCGCCATTTGCCAGAAATCGAGGCTCTGATCCACGGGGCCGATCTGCCGCCCAGGGTTGAGCAGTGGAGTCTGGCAATTTTTCGGCAATTGGCGATCGCTGAAGGGGCGGTGCATGGCATTCCCCCGGAACAGGTTCATTTCCACGAAGTCGGGGCCACCGATGCGATCGTGGATATTGTAGGGACTTGTCTGGGCCTAGACTGGCTGGGGATTGACAGTGATGCCGACGGTTGGCCGTTCCTCTATTGTTCCGCTTTGCCAACGGGGGGTGGTATGGTGCGAGCGGCACATGGGCAATTACCCGTGCCGGTGCCAGCGGTCTTGAAACTGTGGGAGATGCGGCAGGTGCCGATCTATAGCAATGGGATTGAGCGGGAACTGGTGACCCCTACGGGGGCAGCGATCGTCACTACCCTGGCGCGTGAGTTTGGACCACCCCCAGCGATGTATCTGGAAACGGTGGGGCTGGGAGCGGGAACGATCACGTTACCGATTCCTAATGTGCTGCGGCTCTGGGTGGGCAAGGCCAGGGGAAGGCAAACAGCCAACGGCCAACAGCAAACTTCAGCACATTACCCTCTAGAACATCACAAACACGATGAGGTTCAGGGGTATAGCCTCAGCCAGGGGCATGGGGGCCATGTGCCTAGGGAAACCCAAGGTGATCGTGAAAACCCCCCAGTTCCAGAGGTACATAACCATGCAGCAGATGGGGCAGTGGGGGAATGCTTAACGCCGTTGTCAGATGAAGGCGAGACACCCGTACCACACTTAACGACTTCAGTGCTCCCCCCCCACTCGCGGACGGAAACGATCGCGGTGCTGCAAACCCAGTTGGATGATTTAAGTCCGCAGGTCATGGGGTATGTGACGGAGCGGCTGTATGCGATCGGGGCGTTGGAGGTGTTTACCCAGGCGATCGGGATGAAGAAAAATCGACCGGGTATTTTACTCACGGTGATTTGTTATCCTGATCGCCGCCTAGATTGTGAGGAACTCCTCTTTCGGGAAACGACCACCCTGGGCATCCGCCATACCCTGCAGCAGCGATCGGCCCTAGGGCGGGAGGTGCAAACGGTGCAGACGGATTATGGGCCAGTGCGGTTGAAGTTGGCCTGGTTTAACCCCCAAACCGTGAATCCGGCTCCCCAGTTGGTCAATGTGCAACCGGAGTATGAGGATTGCGCCCAATTGGCGCGTCAACATCAGGTGCCCTGGCGGGAAATTCATCGGCTCGCCCTGGCGGCGTGGTATCAGCATCCAGAGGCAATACTCAGTCGCGCAGACCCTTAG
- the rimM gene encoding ribosome maturation factor RimM (Essential for efficient processing of 16S rRNA): MPSLDTFMTIGRIVAAQGLRGEVRVYPESDFPERFLEPGPRWLLAPQQDTPTPIALLAGRTIPGKGLYVVKLAGIDNRDQAEQLRGYVLLVPVDDRLPLDEDEFHVLDLIGLTVFEQTTQVEIGTVTNVFSAGNDLLEVQRTSVTTMANANAPLLIPFVKAIVPVVDLVQRRIEITPPPGLLD, from the coding sequence ATGCCATCACTGGATACCTTTATGACGATTGGCCGCATCGTTGCTGCCCAGGGGTTGAGGGGAGAAGTGCGCGTTTATCCAGAATCCGATTTCCCCGAACGGTTTCTGGAGCCAGGCCCCCGTTGGCTGTTAGCCCCGCAGCAGGACACTCCCACGCCGATCGCACTGCTGGCGGGACGGACCATCCCTGGCAAAGGGTTGTACGTGGTTAAACTCGCTGGTATCGATAACCGTGACCAGGCGGAACAACTGCGGGGCTATGTACTCCTCGTACCCGTCGACGATCGCCTCCCGCTTGATGAGGATGAGTTTCATGTCCTGGATCTCATTGGCCTGACGGTGTTTGAGCAAACGACCCAGGTGGAAATTGGTACGGTGACCAATGTCTTCAGTGCGGGTAATGATCTGCTGGAAGTGCAGCGCACCTCCGTCACAACGATGGCCAACGCGAATGCGCCCCTGCTTATCCCCTTTGTCAAAGCGATCGTGCCCGTGGTTGACTTAGTCCAGCGCCGGATTGAAATTACCCCCCCGCCAGGTCTCCTGGACTAA
- a CDS encoding homoserine dehydrogenase, translating into MAIAAGVLKIGLLGLGTVGSGTADILLHADRRHPLLQRLTIHRVGVRSLDKPRPVDLPASILTTDLESIVTDPDIDIVVEVIGGLEPARSLILKAIAHGKHVVTANKAVIARYGDEIFTAAEKAGVYVLEEAAVGGGIPVIQPLKQALSVNRIRTITGIVNGTTNYILTRMRSEGADFAEVLADAQRLGYAEADPTADVDGLDAADKITILASLAFGKRIKLEEVYCEGIRQISAADIAYAERLGFVIKLLAIAEQAWEQSGADGQPPRLSVRVHPTLLPQSHPLASVNEVYNAVLIEGEPIGQVMLYGPGAGSGPTASAVVSDILNIAALLGITSASQAPLHPLLAPSHQQSCRVSTIADLKTRFYARVLTQDQPGVIGKLGTCFGNHGVSLESVVQIDLRQGKAEIVVVTHNVLERNFRQALAELETLDVVAQIPSVLRVLADSL; encoded by the coding sequence ATGGCGATCGCAGCGGGTGTACTCAAGATTGGATTACTCGGATTGGGGACAGTGGGGAGTGGCACTGCCGATATACTGCTCCATGCCGATCGTCGCCATCCGCTCCTACAACGCTTGACGATCCACCGCGTGGGGGTACGCAGTCTCGATAAACCCCGTCCGGTAGACCTGCCTGCGAGTATTCTGACCACCGATCTGGAGAGCATTGTCACCGATCCCGATATTGATATTGTGGTTGAAGTGATTGGGGGCTTGGAACCGGCCCGCAGCCTGATCCTCAAAGCGATCGCCCACGGGAAGCACGTCGTGACGGCCAACAAGGCCGTGATTGCTCGCTATGGCGATGAAATTTTCACAGCGGCGGAAAAGGCGGGGGTCTATGTCCTAGAAGAGGCGGCAGTCGGGGGGGGGATTCCCGTGATTCAACCGCTCAAACAAGCGCTGAGTGTGAATCGCATTCGCACGATTACCGGCATTGTTAATGGCACGACCAACTACATTCTGACGCGAATGCGCAGTGAGGGGGCTGACTTTGCTGAGGTGCTGGCCGATGCCCAACGCTTGGGCTATGCCGAAGCGGACCCGACGGCGGATGTGGACGGCCTGGATGCGGCGGATAAGATTACGATTCTGGCTTCATTGGCGTTTGGAAAACGCATCAAGCTGGAGGAGGTCTATTGCGAGGGGATTCGCCAGATCAGCGCGGCGGATATTGCCTATGCGGAACGGTTGGGATTTGTGATTAAGTTGCTGGCGATCGCAGAGCAGGCTTGGGAACAGTCAGGCGCCGATGGCCAGCCGCCGCGGCTTTCGGTACGGGTACATCCAACGCTATTACCCCAGTCCCATCCCTTGGCCAGCGTGAACGAGGTTTATAATGCGGTGCTCATCGAGGGGGAGCCGATCGGACAGGTGATGCTGTATGGTCCTGGTGCGGGGTCGGGGCCAACGGCCAGTGCGGTGGTGTCCGATATTCTTAATATTGCAGCGTTGTTAGGGATTACGTCCGCGTCCCAGGCGCCGCTGCATCCGCTGCTGGCCCCCAGTCACCAACAGAGCTGTCGCGTCAGCACGATCGCTGATCTCAAGACCCGTTTTTATGCCCGCGTTCTGACCCAGGATCAGCCAGGGGTGATTGGCAAGTTGGGGACCTGTTTCGGCAACCACGGGGTCAGTTTGGAGTCAGTGGTACAAATCGACTTGCGGCAAGGCAAGGCGGAAATTGTGGTTGTCACCCACAATGTATTGGAGCGCAACTTCCGCCAGGCCCTTGCGGAACTGGAAACTCTGGATGTGGTGGCCCAAATCCCCAGCGTGTTGAGGGTCCTGGCCGACAGCCTGTAG
- a CDS encoding SulP family inorganic anion transporter: MGGLTAAIVALPLALAFAIASGVDPRAGLYTAIVAGAVAAIFGGSPVQITGPTGAMAVILLGIVAKYGIEKVWLAGIMAGIIQIALGIAKLGRLVKFIPYPVTTGFTNGIAVIIFFGQLNNFLGLRLPRSEHFLPGLWQTVTHIGEANWATIAIATTVILIKIFWANLPTTLPGSLVGLVVATLMVSLLHLDVPTIGAIPQALPLPHGLPHWHDFGLIRELINPALALAALGSIESLLSAVVADGMTVSEKHDSDRELIGQGIANIVVPFFGGIPATGAIARTAVNIRAGGRTRLSGVIHSIALALIVLTLAPLAAQIPLAALAGILMVTSVRMLEWEAIGLLMRATYADFAVMLLTWLVTICFDLVLAVEVGLVAAGALFIKRMSDLNLVKVPETEVFPPGVPLEFSKQIAVYRVDGPMFFGAAERFVTFLRDEPEVRYLILRMRFVPNMDTTGLVALEDIFHDLKRRKCQLVLSGLQPEVKQLLERTGLLQQIGPENCFESTNAAIEQLTARLIQAPPSPTSVDTRGGVWQT, encoded by the coding sequence ATGGGGGGACTCACGGCTGCGATTGTGGCGCTCCCCCTCGCTTTGGCCTTTGCGATCGCCAGTGGCGTTGATCCCAGGGCTGGCTTATACACGGCGATCGTGGCCGGTGCCGTAGCTGCAATATTTGGCGGGTCTCCCGTACAAATTACGGGGCCGACGGGAGCAATGGCCGTTATTTTGCTCGGTATTGTGGCCAAATATGGGATTGAGAAGGTCTGGCTGGCGGGGATCATGGCGGGCATCATCCAGATTGCCCTAGGAATCGCCAAATTAGGACGACTGGTCAAATTTATTCCCTATCCCGTCACAACGGGGTTTACCAATGGAATTGCTGTGATCATCTTCTTTGGGCAACTGAATAATTTTTTGGGATTGCGGTTGCCCCGTTCTGAGCATTTCCTCCCGGGTCTATGGCAAACCGTGACTCATATTGGTGAGGCGAATTGGGCCACGATTGCTATTGCCACCACTGTGATCTTGATCAAGATCTTCTGGGCCAATCTCCCCACAACCCTACCTGGCTCACTGGTAGGATTAGTTGTCGCCACCCTAATGGTCTCCCTTCTTCATCTCGATGTACCGACAATTGGCGCGATTCCCCAAGCTTTACCTCTGCCCCACGGTCTTCCCCACTGGCATGACTTTGGGTTAATTCGTGAGTTAATTAATCCCGCACTGGCCCTAGCTGCCCTTGGCAGTATTGAATCGCTATTGTCAGCAGTAGTTGCTGATGGCATGACGGTGAGTGAAAAGCACGATAGCGATCGCGAGTTAATCGGTCAGGGCATCGCCAATATCGTAGTCCCATTTTTTGGAGGGATTCCGGCAACTGGGGCCATTGCCCGTACGGCAGTAAATATTCGGGCTGGGGGTAGAACCCGTCTATCGGGCGTTATCCACAGTATTGCTTTGGCCCTGATCGTCCTTACCCTGGCACCCCTAGCTGCCCAAATTCCCCTGGCAGCGCTGGCAGGTATCCTGATGGTTACCAGTGTGCGAATGCTGGAGTGGGAAGCGATCGGCCTACTGATGCGGGCAACCTATGCCGATTTTGCTGTTATGTTGCTCACGTGGTTAGTCACCATTTGCTTTGACTTAGTCCTAGCAGTGGAAGTGGGCCTAGTAGCGGCTGGTGCCCTCTTTATCAAACGAATGAGTGATCTGAATTTGGTAAAAGTTCCTGAAACTGAAGTCTTCCCGCCAGGAGTACCGTTGGAGTTTAGCAAGCAAATTGCTGTTTATCGGGTTGATGGCCCGATGTTTTTCGGGGCTGCAGAGCGCTTTGTGACTTTCCTACGGGATGAACCCGAAGTTCGCTATCTCATCCTGCGGATGCGCTTTGTCCCCAATATGGACACGACCGGGCTAGTAGCCCTCGAAGACATTTTCCACGATCTGAAACGACGCAAGTGTCAGCTTGTGCTCAGTGGCTTACAGCCTGAAGTCAAACAATTGCTGGAGCGGACGGGACTACTCCAGCAGATTGGGCCAGAAAACTGTTTTGAGAGCACTAATGCCGCCATTGAGCAACTGACCGCCCGCCTGATCCAGGCTCCCCCATCACCAACCTCAGTGGACACTAGGGGAGGCGTCTGGCAAACCTAA
- a CDS encoding ArsR/SmtB family transcription factor — protein MSFKPSYFKADLFKILSNPVRIQILDILRLGEQSVGYIAEWLEIEASAVSQQLAILRSRNLVTSRKQGNYVFYSVRDPAIFKVLDAALEVFNNHLVEVRDALEQLE, from the coding sequence ATGAGCTTTAAACCCAGTTATTTCAAGGCTGACCTCTTCAAGATTTTGTCCAATCCTGTACGGATTCAAATCCTAGATATTTTACGTTTGGGCGAGCAAAGTGTTGGTTATATTGCTGAATGGCTTGAGATCGAAGCATCAGCGGTTTCACAGCAGCTAGCTATCCTGCGTAGCCGTAATTTGGTTACCAGTCGTAAGCAAGGGAACTATGTATTTTACTCCGTCCGAGACCCTGCTATCTTCAAGGTACTAGATGCTGCTCTCGAAGTTTTTAACAACCACTTAGTTGAAGTGCGGGATGCTCTGGAGCAGTTAGAATAA